Proteins found in one Sorghum bicolor cultivar BTx623 chromosome 1, Sorghum_bicolor_NCBIv3, whole genome shotgun sequence genomic segment:
- the LOC8067457 gene encoding beta-glucosidase 6 — protein sequence MELTRQQLLLLVILGVSLQGCIAQGGDGGGLTRGSFPKGFVFGTASSAYQYEGAVKEDGRGKTIWDKFAHTFGKVADFSNADVAVDQYHLFEEDIQLMADMGMDAYRFSIAWSRILPNGTGQVNQAGIDHYNRFIDALLSKGIEPYVTLYHWDLPQALEDRYNGWLDRQIVNDFAEYAETCFKAFGDRVKHWITLNEPHTVAIQGYDAGLQAPGRCSLLLHLYCKSGNSGTEPYIVAHNFILAHATVSDIYRRNYKATQNGELGIAFDVMWFEPMTNTTADIEAAKRGQEFQLGWFADPFFFGDYPALMRSRVGDRLPKFTADEAALVKGALDFVGINHYTTYYTKHNSTNLVGRLLHNTLADTGTISLPFRNGKAIGDRANSIWLYIVPNGMRSLMNYVKERYNSPPVYITENGMDDGNSPFTSIKDALKDSKRIKYHNDYLTNLAASIKEDGCDVRGYFAWSLLDNWEWTAGYSSRFGLYFVDYKDSLKRYPKSSVQWFKNLLSSS from the exons ATGGAACTGACgaggcagcagctgctgcttctCGTCATCCTCGGCGTGTCGCTGCAAGGATGCATTGCGCAGGGCGGGGACGGAGGAGGGCTCACGCGGGGGAGCTTCCCAAAGGGATTCGTCTTCGGCACCGCCTCCTCCGCTTACCAG TACGAGGGAGCCGTGAAGGAGGACGGGAGAGGGAAAACCATCTGGGACAAGTTCGCCCACACGTTTG GGAAGGTTGCCGACTTCAGTAATGCTGATGTCGCAGTCGATCAGTACCACCTTTTCGAG GAGGATATACAGCTCATGGCAGACATGGGGATGGATGCGTATCGCTTCTCGATTGCCTGGTCGAGGATTTTGCCAA ATGGTACTGGCCAAGTCAATCAGGCCGGCATCGACCACTACAACAGATTTATCGATGCACTGCTATCGAAAG GTATTGAGCCATATGTAACCCTGTACCACTGGGACCTCCCCCAGGCCTTGGAAGACAGGTACAACGGATGGCTGGACAGGCAGATAGT CAATGATTTCGCCGAATACGCCGAGACATGCTTCAAGGCTTTCGGAGACCGTGTGAAGCACTGGATCACACTCAACGAGCCGCACACGGTTGCCATTCAGGGCTACGACGCCGGGCTTCAGGCGCCGGGGCGCTGTTCTTTGCTGCTCCATCTCTACTGCAAGTCAGGGAATTCAGGCACCGAGCCCTACATTGTCGCCCACAACTTCATCTTGGCTCACGCCACGGTTTCAGACATCTACAGACGGAATTACAAG GCAACTCAAAATGGGGAACTTGGAATAGCATTTGATGTCATGTGGTTCGAACCGATGACGAATACGACTGCCGACATCGAAGCTGCCAAGAGAGGGCAAGAGTTTCAGCTAGGATG GTTCGCGGATCCTTTCTTCTTCGGCGATTACCCTGCATTGATGAGATCACGGGTCGGGGACAGGCTACCCAAGTTCACAGCAGATGAGGCTGCCCTTGTCAAGGGGGCACTCGACTTCGTTGGCATAAACCACTACACCACTTACTACAccaaacacaacagcaccaacCTCGTGGGGCGTCTGCTGCATAACACCTTGGCAGACACCGGCACCATCAGCCTTC CATTCAGGAACGGGAAAGCCATTGGTGACAGG GCCAATTCGATATGGCTGTACATTGTGCCCAATGGGATGAGGAGCCTGATGAACTACGTCAAGGAAAGGTACAACAGCCCACCAGTTTACATCACGGAAAACG GGATGGATGACGGCAACAGCCCTTTCACTTCCATCAAGGACGCGCTCAAGGACAGCAAGAGGATCAAGTACCACAACGACTACCTCACCAACCTGGCTGCCTCCATAAA GGAGGATGGGTGCGACGTGCGTGGCTACTTCGCGTGGTCGCTGCTGGACAACTGGGAGTGGACGGCCGGCTACTCATCCAGATTCGGGCTCTACTTCGTGGACTACAAGGACAGCCTCAAGAGATACCCCAAGAGCTCGGTGCAGTGGTTCAAGAACCTGTTAAGCTCTAGCTGA
- the LOC110431390 gene encoding 26S protease regulatory subunit 6B homolog, with amino-acid sequence MSAAPTGPAPPVATPMAPPPSYPASSTISASVAASVEEEDDLYGRLKSLQRHMEFVEIQEEYVKDEQKNLKRELLRAQEEVKRIQSVPLVIGQFMEMVDGNNGIVGSTTGSNYYVRILSTINRELLKPSASVALHRHSNALVDVLPPEADSSISLLGSSEKPNVTYNDIGGCDIQKQEIREAVELPLTHHELYKQIGIDPPRGVLLYGPPGTGKTMLAKAVAHHTTAAFIRVVGSEFVQKYLGEGPRMVRDVFRLAKENAPAIIFIDEVDAIATARFDAQTGADREVQRILMELLNQMDGFDQTVNVKVIMATNRADTLDPALLRPGRLDRKIEFPLPDRRQKRLVFQVCTAKMNLSDEVDLEDYVSRPDKISAADIAAICQEAGMHAVRKNRYVILPKDFEKGYRTNVKKPETDFDFYK; translated from the exons ATGTCGGCCGCCCCAACCGGCCCAGCCCCTCCGGTGGCCACTCCGATGGCGCCCCCTCCGTCCTACCCGGCCTCCTCCACGATCTCCGCCTCCGTCGCCGCGTCCgtcgaggaggaggacgacctCTATGGCCGCCTCAAGTCGCTCCAGCGCCACATGGAGTTCGTCGAGATCCAGGAGGAGTACGTTAAGGACGAGCAGAAGAACCTCAAGCGCGAACTCCTCCGTGCGCAGGAGGAGGTCAAGCGGATCCAGTCCGTACCGCTCGTCATCGGCCAGTTTATGGAGATGGTCGACGGCAACAACGGCATCGTGGGCTCTACCACGGGCAGCAACTACTACGTGCGGATCCTCAGCACCATCAACCGCGAGCTGCTCAAGCCGTCAGCGTCCGTCGCGTTGCATCGTCACTCCAACGCTCTAGTCGACGTGCTGCCACCCGAGGCCGACTCCAGCATCTCCTTGCTGGGGTCGTCGGAGAAGCCCAACGTCACCTATAAC GATATTGGAGGATGCGACATCCAAAAGCAAGAAATACGGGAGGCGGTTGAGTTACCCTTGACTCATCATGAGCTGTACAAGCAGATTGGTATTGATCCTCCAAGAGGTGTGCTTCTGTATGGTCCTCCAGGTACTGGAAAGACCATGCTTGCCAAAGCAGTCGCACATCACACGACTGCTGCTTTTATCAGAGTCGTGGGTTCAGAGTTTGTACAGAAGTACTTGGGTGAG GGCCCTAGAATGGTGCGTGATGTGTTCCGCTTGGCTAAGGAGAATGCTCCAGCAATCATTTTCATTGATGAGGTTGATGCTATAGCCACTGCTCGTTTCGATGCTCAGACTGGTGCTGACCGAGAAGTTCAGCGTATTCTTATGGAGCTACTCAATCAG ATGGATGGGTTTGATCAAACAGTGAATGTGAAGGTTATAATGGCAACTAATCGGGCAGACACTCTAGATCCTGCTCTGTTGCGTCCTGGTAGACTTGACAGGAAAATTGAGTTCCCTCTGCCAGACCGGCGTCAGAAGAGGCTTGTTTTTCAA GTTTGCACTGCCAAAATGAACTTGAGCGATGAGGTTGATTTGGAAGATTATGTTTCCAGACCGGATAAGATCAGTGCTGCTGAT ATTGCTGCTATATGTCAAGAAGCTGGCATGCATGCTGTCCGTAAGAACCGATATGTCATCCTCCCCAAGGACTTTGAGAAGGGCTACCGAACCAATGTGAAGAAGCCGGAGACAGATTTCGATTTCTACAAATGA
- the LOC8054202 gene encoding probable mitochondrial-processing peptidase subunit beta, mitochondrial, with product MAFRRILSTAVRRRSAVAAAAAGNAREASTGVAAAPGVLAPDSTPVRAPVLPYDRIAEAVNARLRRLEHPDPRFLRYASPVPSHADHTAILAAPETRVTTLPNGLRVATESSLAARTATVGVWIDAGSRYENEKAAGVAHFVEHMLFKGTGKRSAAQLEQEIEDMGGHLNAYTSREQTTYYAKVLDKDVPRAMEVLADILQNSNLDQARIEREREVILREMQEVEGQSEEVIFDHLHATAFQYTSLGRPILGSADNVKSITKEDLENYIATHYTAPRMVITAAGNVKHEDIVEQAKKLFNKLSTDPTTTNMLVAKEPASFTGSEVRIIDDDMPLAQFAVAFNGASWVDPDSVALMVMQSMLGSWNKSAGGGKHMGSELVQRAAINDIAESVMAFNTNYKDTGLFGVYAVAKADCLDDLAFAIMHEMSKLSYRVMEEDVIRARNQLKSSIQLHLDGSTAVVEDIGRQLLTYGRRIPTAELFARIDAVDASTVKRVANRFIFDQDVAIAAMGPIQGLPDYNWFRRRTYMLRY from the exons ATGGCGTTCCGCCGCATCCTATCCACCGCGGTGCGCCGCCGCtcggccgtcgccgccgcggcggccgggAACGCGCGCGAGGCCTCCACGGGCGTCGCCGCGGCGCCTGGCGTGCTCGCCCCCGACTCGACCCCGGTGCGCGCTCCCGTGTTGCCGTACGACCGCATCGCCGAGGCCGTCAACGCCAGGCTCCGGCGGCTCGAGCACCCGGACCCGCGCTTCCTCCGCTACGCCAGCCCCGTGCCGTCCCACGCCGACCACACGGCCATCCTTGCGGCGCCGGAGACCCGGGTCACCACGCTGCCTAATGGCCTGCGTGTCGCCACGGAGTCGTCCCTCGCCGCGCGCACGGCTACGGTCGGCGTGTGGATCGATGCGGGCAGCAGGTACGAGAACGAGAAGGCAGCCGGCGTCGCGCATTTTGTCGAGCACATGCTGTTCAAGGGCACGGGGAAGCGCAGCGCGGCGCAGCTGGAGCAGGAGATCGAGGACATGGGTGGCCACCTCAATGCGTACACGTCGCGGGAGCAGACGACCTACTACGCCAAGGTGCTCGACAAGGACGTGCCCCGTGCGATGGAGGTCCTCGCGGACATCCTGCAGAACTCTAATCTCGACCAGGCTCGCATTGAACGTGAGCGCGAAGTGATCCTACGGGAGATGCAGGAG GTTGAGGGACAGTCTGAGGAAGTTATATTTGATCATCTCCATGCAACTGCATTCCAATATACATCTCTTGGCAGACCAATCCTGGGTTCTGCAGATAATGTCAAATCAATCACCAAAGAGGACCTCGAGAACTACATTGCAACTCATTATACAGCTCCTAGGATG GTTATCACTGCTGCAGGTAATGTTAAACATGAAGACATTGTTGAGCAGGCAAAGAAGTTGTTCAATAAGCTATCAACTGACCCTACAACGACAAACATGTTGGTCGCTAAGGAACCAGCCTCTTTTACCGGTTCTGAG GTTcgaatcattgatgatgacatgcCCCTAGCTCAATTTGCTGTTGCTTTCAATGGAGCATCATGGGTAGATCCTGATTCTGTTGCACTGATGGTTATGcaatcaatgcttggttcatgGAACAAGAGTGCTGGTGGAGGAAAGCACATGGG TTCAGAGCTTGTACAGAGGGCAGCAATCAATGACATTGCTGAGAGTGTAATGGCATTCAACACGAATTACAAGGATACTGGTCTTTTTGGTGTCTATGCTGTTGCTAAG GCTGATTGCTTGGATGATTTGGCTTTTGCAATTATGCATGAGATGAGCAAATTGTCATACCGGGTTATGGAAGAAGATGTTATCCGTGCACGTAATCAG CTGAAGTCCTCAATCCAACTCCATCTCGATGGTTCAACTGCTGTTGTCGAGGACATTGGCCGTCAG CTGCTGACCTATGGCCGAAGAATTCCTACTGCTGAGCTTTTTGCAAGAatagatgctgttgatgcaagcaCTGTGAAGCGTGTTGCAAATCGCTTCATCTTTGATCAG GATGTTGCTATTGCGGCAATGGGACCAATTCAAGGACTTCCAGACTACAACTGGTTCAGACGCCGGACCTACATGCTCCGTTACTAG